From one Halothece sp. PCC 7418 genomic stretch:
- a CDS encoding glycosyltransferase: MTSHRICITTLEFPPDVGGVGESVHRIAQMLKAIGYEVHVAVFHSKQRKDDTLQRSRCLSQEQNGIFVHRLFPAIRSETPIIQDFLSEVYFLLEQLHRQFQFRLFHGFFINETGFLTTLLAKEWGVPVINSVRGSDLHKHLFSPKQQGQLTWVLANSDWVTFVSEALMKRGIVLVPELRDRAVAFWNSIQPVDFTALPTPPQCEHLKGTVIASTGRFRDKKGLEILLEACATLARKRELTLLLVGDYAEREKTYWQQQVAESGIQDRVILTGMVDRATALAYLPAIDIFAVPSLHDGCPNALLEAMLAGKAIVGSQVDAIGEILRHGENGLVVPPGDSIALAQALERLAQNLALRQTLGQAAQKTALTELSPEREQSQWAHIYAQMLTSPQENVVRLSA; this comes from the coding sequence ATGACATCTCATCGGATTTGTATCACAACGTTAGAATTTCCCCCAGATGTGGGAGGGGTAGGAGAATCAGTTCATCGCATTGCCCAAATGCTCAAAGCCATTGGCTATGAGGTTCATGTTGCCGTCTTTCATTCCAAGCAACGTAAAGATGATACCTTGCAGCGATCGCGCTGTCTCTCTCAAGAACAAAACGGCATTTTCGTCCATCGTTTATTCCCCGCCATCCGTTCCGAAACCCCAATTATCCAAGATTTTCTCAGCGAAGTTTATTTTCTGCTGGAACAACTGCACCGTCAATTTCAATTCCGCCTCTTTCACGGCTTTTTTATTAACGAAACTGGGTTTTTGACCACGTTACTCGCGAAAGAATGGGGCGTTCCCGTAATTAATAGTGTGCGCGGGAGTGACTTGCACAAGCATCTATTTAGCCCGAAACAACAAGGACAGTTAACTTGGGTTCTTGCCAATTCAGATTGGGTGACTTTTGTCAGTGAAGCCCTGATGAAACGGGGCATTGTCTTGGTTCCCGAATTGCGCGATCGCGCGGTAGCTTTCTGGAATTCCATCCAACCCGTCGATTTTACCGCCCTCCCGACCCCTCCCCAATGCGAGCATTTAAAAGGAACAGTCATTGCCTCAACTGGGCGCTTTCGCGATAAAAAAGGACTGGAAATTTTACTTGAAGCCTGTGCTACCTTAGCCCGAAAACGAGAGTTGACTCTCCTCCTAGTCGGTGACTATGCCGAGCGAGAAAAAACCTATTGGCAACAACAAGTTGCAGAAAGTGGGATTCAAGATCGGGTCATCCTCACGGGAATGGTGGATCGAGCCACGGCTCTCGCTTACCTCCCTGCAATAGATATTTTTGCCGTTCCCTCCTTGCATGATGGTTGCCCCAACGCGCTCTTAGAAGCAATGCTAGCGGGTAAAGCGATTGTTGGTAGTCAGGTGGATGCCATTGGAGAAATTTTACGACATGGAGAAAACGGCTTAGTCGTTCCCCCAGGGGATAGCATAGCCCTTGCCCAAGCCCTGGAACGCCTCGCCCAAAACCTTGCCTTACGCCAAACTCTCGGTCAAGCAGCCCAAAAAACGGCTCTCACTGAACTGAGTCCCGAAAGAGAACAATCGCAGTGGGCGCATATTTATGCCCAAATGTTGACCTCTCCCCAAGAAAATGTTGTCCGACTGTCTGCCTAA